From a region of the Salinispira pacifica genome:
- a CDS encoding FAD-binding domain-containing protein, giving the protein MTPIKNLRADCLIWHMMSFDLHTVLPHIRSHLEHAGGKTSDSAEEIEIAGLITADSIHRSGSQHVSPLGIPRVSAGRQRFYSEVIHTLERQYMSAGLQLIRTHASLVEYLQKLDAAELPSLLCIPSPKGSEERDDLTRIRAETSRLAQPPEILILPPNTLIDPDELPFYIRDMPGTFSAFRRRIEKRSYDEYRFAQGSAPDLHMDGPAADRLKFFLFESDAISRYKETRNGLGPGNYSSRLSKWLAVDALHAHDVGRSIREYEQQRVANESTYWLIFELLWRDFYYYLFRSVGDLMFTPRGFKMIQSPGLQESWRSDKDIWHRFRSWVRGTTGQDFIDAIMRELYATAESSNRARQCAASYLIHDLNCPWWWGAWWFEYLLLDYHPLSNWGNWAYIAGVGADSRPVRHFNIPKQAAAYDPQGSYRKWVAEQGWNVPGDVVPRTAPDSAMAQG; this is encoded by the coding sequence ATGACACCCATAAAAAATCTGAGGGCCGACTGCCTTATATGGCATATGATGTCGTTTGATCTACATACGGTTCTCCCCCATATCCGTTCGCACCTGGAACATGCCGGCGGAAAAACATCGGACAGCGCCGAGGAAATAGAGATTGCGGGTCTGATAACTGCGGATTCCATCCACCGCAGCGGTTCACAGCATGTTTCACCCCTGGGAATTCCCCGGGTATCCGCAGGGCGGCAGCGGTTTTATTCTGAAGTTATCCATACTCTGGAACGGCAGTACATGTCTGCAGGATTACAACTCATCAGAACCCATGCATCCCTCGTTGAATATCTGCAAAAACTGGATGCGGCGGAGCTTCCTTCCCTTCTCTGCATTCCTTCGCCCAAGGGCAGCGAAGAACGGGACGATCTGACCCGGATCCGCGCCGAGACTTCCCGGCTGGCACAACCTCCCGAGATTCTCATTCTCCCCCCGAATACCCTCATTGATCCGGACGAGCTGCCATTTTATATCCGGGACATGCCCGGAACTTTCTCGGCATTCCGGAGACGAATCGAAAAACGAAGCTATGACGAATACCGATTTGCGCAGGGATCAGCTCCTGACCTCCATATGGACGGACCGGCGGCCGATCGCCTGAAGTTTTTTTTGTTTGAAAGCGATGCAATTTCCCGTTACAAGGAGACCCGCAACGGGCTGGGGCCGGGAAATTACTCCAGCCGTCTATCCAAATGGCTTGCAGTGGACGCGCTGCACGCCCATGATGTGGGACGAAGTATACGGGAATATGAGCAGCAGCGGGTGGCAAATGAATCCACCTACTGGCTCATTTTTGAATTATTATGGCGGGACTTTTACTACTACCTCTTCCGTTCTGTGGGAGATCTGATGTTTACCCCCAGGGGCTTTAAAATGATACAAAGCCCGGGTCTGCAGGAGAGCTGGAGAAGCGATAAAGATATCTGGCACAGGTTCCGCAGCTGGGTACGGGGAACCACCGGTCAGGATTTCATAGATGCAATCATGCGGGAACTTTATGCAACCGCTGAATCCAGCAACCGGGCACGGCAATGTGCAGCCAGCTACTTGATCCACGACCTGAACTGCCCCTGGTGGTGGGGAGCCTGGTGGTTCGAGTACCTGTTGTTGGATTATCATCCTCTTTCAAACTGGGGAAACTGGGCATACATCGCCGGAGTTGGTGCAGATTCCCGGCCTGTGCGCCATTTTAATATCCCCAAACAAGCCGCCGCTTACGATCCCCAGGGCAGCTACCGTAAATGGGTTGCCGAACAGGGATGGAATGTACCCGGGGACGTTGTGCCCCGAACCGCGCCGGATTCGGCCATGGCACAGGGGTGA
- a CDS encoding FAD-binding domain-containing protein — translation MDRNNTQIPLHIWWIKRDIRIADNAALNSALERARETEGAIAALYLLDDAVKNHPETSLHHARMIDPALTDVKNRLDRLNIPLLYSQSEFSNVLENLHATGLNVISVHSHQETGTAAGYKRDRALKVLFQKYGISWTEEYRNGVIRGLSDREKRISIFRERMNGTVFNTPDSLVHPGDDAMSSNTIQSSGQADVQKRLLSILEMKMKDVHYHSGLLVSDIIPLAPDPASENYASQLTDSLQRDIPRFFPDNETAVLVESLKPPGERVALNEHSFQLCSEKAAEETIESFLFHRGVGYSGGMSSMNSAPDACSRFSVHLAWGTMSMRRAIQRTQSRQSELRNSPSPPWGKSLQSFMKRLHWHDHFSQRLEDEPEIELHPLNRAYTGFSLPQDWQRRFWAWVLGSTGYPYVDASIRHFRRSGYLSFRARAMITSFAIHVLHLPWRLVMYPMAQMMADYVPGIHISQLQMQAGLTGINTLRVYNPTKQLADHDPECEFVQAEIPELQTAYPEEIHALPELQISGYSTSGVEYKTESGIYKKEYFTIKKSDAAKMEAERVLKKHGSRLGNRRKRP, via the coding sequence ATGGATCGAAACAATACGCAGATTCCCCTCCATATATGGTGGATTAAGAGGGATATTCGCATTGCAGATAATGCGGCATTGAATAGCGCTCTTGAACGGGCCCGGGAAACTGAGGGTGCAATTGCTGCCCTCTACCTACTGGATGATGCGGTGAAAAATCATCCTGAGACCAGCCTTCACCATGCCCGGATGATTGATCCGGCACTTACAGATGTAAAGAATCGATTAGACAGACTGAATATTCCCCTTCTGTACAGTCAATCGGAGTTTTCCAATGTGCTGGAAAACCTGCACGCTACAGGCCTGAATGTGATTTCCGTTCATTCCCACCAGGAAACAGGAACTGCTGCAGGCTATAAACGGGACAGAGCGTTAAAGGTTTTGTTTCAGAAATACGGGATTTCCTGGACAGAAGAATATCGTAACGGAGTTATTCGAGGGTTATCTGACCGGGAAAAGCGGATAAGTATTTTTCGGGAAAGAATGAATGGTACCGTGTTCAACACTCCGGACAGCCTGGTTCACCCCGGGGACGACGCAATGAGTTCGAATACCATTCAGAGCTCAGGTCAGGCAGATGTGCAAAAGAGACTTTTGAGCATCCTTGAAATGAAAATGAAAGATGTTCACTATCATTCCGGACTGCTTGTATCAGATATAATCCCTCTTGCTCCGGATCCCGCCTCAGAAAACTATGCTTCTCAGCTTACCGATTCACTTCAAAGAGATATTCCTCGCTTCTTCCCTGATAATGAGACAGCCGTTTTGGTAGAGAGCCTCAAACCGCCGGGTGAACGCGTAGCTCTGAATGAACACTCATTTCAATTATGCAGCGAGAAAGCTGCCGAAGAAACAATTGAAAGTTTTCTGTTCCATCGCGGGGTTGGGTATTCCGGCGGAATGAGCTCAATGAACAGCGCTCCGGACGCCTGCAGCAGGTTCTCAGTTCACCTGGCCTGGGGGACAATGAGCATGCGAAGAGCCATACAGCGAACCCAAAGCCGCCAGAGTGAACTGCGAAATTCTCCGTCACCTCCATGGGGGAAAAGCCTTCAATCATTTATGAAACGCCTTCACTGGCACGACCATTTTTCTCAACGGTTGGAGGATGAGCCGGAAATTGAGCTTCATCCTCTCAATAGAGCGTATACGGGATTCTCCCTTCCCCAGGACTGGCAAAGACGGTTTTGGGCATGGGTGCTTGGGAGCACCGGATATCCCTACGTGGATGCCAGCATCAGGCATTTTCGGCGCAGCGGCTATCTGAGTTTCCGTGCACGGGCAATGATTACCAGCTTCGCAATTCACGTTCTCCACCTTCCCTGGAGGCTGGTCATGTACCCGATGGCGCAAATGATGGCGGATTATGTTCCGGGCATACACATCAGTCAGCTTCAGATGCAAGCGGGACTCACAGGGATCAATACTCTCCGGGTGTATAATCCCACAAAGCAGCTGGCTGATCACGATCCAGAATGCGAATTCGTACAGGCTGAAATCCCTGAACTGCAAACTGCGTATCCGGAAGAGATTCATGCTCTGCCGGAGCTGCAGATTTCAGGTTATTCGACCTCCGGAGTAGAATACAAAACTGAGAGCGGAATTTATAAGAAGGAATACTTCACAATTAAGAAATCAGACGCTGCGAAAATGGAAGCAGAGCGGGTGCTGAAGAAGCATGGATCACGGCTTGGAAATAGAAGGAAACGACCATGA